A single Molothrus aeneus isolate 106 chromosome 9, BPBGC_Maene_1.0, whole genome shotgun sequence DNA region contains:
- the PRPF38B gene encoding pre-mRNA-splicing factor 38B, whose product MANNSPAVANCQGQQVAQHPPGAVPPVQQPLQSGGPKPAASGKQGNVLPLWGNEKTMNLNPMILTNILSSPYFKVQLYELKTYHEVVDEIYFKVTHVEPWEKGSRKTAGQTGMCGGVRGVGTGGIVSTAFCLLYKLFTLKLTRKQVMGLITHTDSPYIRALGFMYIRYTQPPTDLWDWFESFLDDEEDLDVKAGGGCVMTIGEMLRSFLTKLEWFSTLFPRIPVPVQKAIDQQIKSRPRKIKKDGKEGMEEIDRHAERRRSRSPRPRSISPRRSPRRSRSRSHHREGHGSSSFDRELERERERQRLEREAKEREKERRRSRSTDRSLERRRSRSRDRYRSRSRSRDRKGDRRDRDREREKENERSRKKERDYDKERGSEREKDRSRERSKERKSKGDTEERRHKDDKDEKKHRDDKRDSKKERKHSRSRSRERKHRSRSRSRNTGKRSRSRSKEKSSKHKNENKEKSNKRSRSRSRGRTDSVEKSRKRDQSPSKEKSRKRSRSKERSHKHDHSDSKDHSDKHDRRRSQSTERESQEKQQKNKDETV is encoded by the exons ATGGCCAACAACAGCCCCGCGGTGGCGaactgccaggggcagcaggtgGCCCAGCACCCGCCCGGCGCCGTCCCGCCCGTGCAGCAGCCGCTGCAGAGCGGGGGCCCCAAGCCGGCGGCCTCGGGCAAGCAGGGCAACGTGCTGCCGCTGTGGGGCAACGAAAAGACCATGAATCTGAACCCTATGATCCTCACCAACATCCTCTCGTCGCCCTACTTCAAGGTGCAGCTCTACGAGCTCAAGACCTACCACGAAGTGGTGGACGAGATCTATTTCAAG GTAACACATGTTGAACCATGGGAAAAGGgcagcagaaaaacagcagGCCAGACAGGGATGTGTGGAGGG gtGCGTGGTGTTGGAACTGGAGGAATTGTGTCTACTGCTTTTTGTCTGCTCTACAAATTATTTACACTGAAGCTCACTCGTAAACAAGTGATGGGCCTTATCACTCATACAGACTCCCCATATATTAGGGCTCTTGGATTTATGTATATTAG GTACACACAGCCACCTACAGATCTATGGGACTGGTTTGAATCCTTTCTTGATGATGAAGAG GACCTGGATGTGAAGGCAGGTGGGGGTTGCGTTATGACCATAGGGGAGATGCTTCGTTCCTTCCTCACTAAGCTTGAATGGTTTTCCACATTGTTTCCAAGAATTCCTGTGCCAGTCCAGAAAGCCATTGACCAGCAAATTAAAAGCAGACCTAGAAAAATCAAGAAAGATGGCAAGGAGGGGATGGAAGAAATAGACCGGCATGCAGAACGTAGACGTTCAAG GTCTCCAAGACCAAGATCCATCAGTCCCAGGAGGTCTCCCAGAAGATCCAGAAGCAGAAGTCACCATCGGGAAGGCCATGGATCATCTAGTTTTGATAGAGAACTAGAAAGAGAACGAGAACGGCAGAGATTAGAACGTGAagcaaaggagagagaaaaagaaaggcgGAGATCCCGAAGTACCGATCGCTCACTAGAACGGAGGCGAAGCAGAAGCAGGGACAGATACAGAAGCCGGAGTCGAAGTCGTGACAGGAAAGGAGATAgaagagacagggacagggagcgagagaaagaaaatgagcgGAGtcggaaaaaagagagagattaTGATAAAGAAAGAGGTAGTGAGAGGGAAAAAGATCGATCTAGAGAAAGgtcaaaagaaaggaaaagtaagGGTGACACAGAGGAGAGGAGACACAAGGATGACAAAGATGAGAAGAAACACCGCGACGACAAGAGGGATtccaaaaaagagagaaagcatAGTAGAAGTCGAAGCCGGGAAAGAAAGCATAGGAGTAGGAGCCGAAGCAGGAACACAGGTAAGCgcagcagaagcaggagcaaagaaaaatcaagtaaacataaaaatgaaaataaggagAAGTCaaataaaagaagcagaagcagaagcagaggaagaacagaTAGTGTTGAGAAGTCCAGAAAACGAGATCAGAGTCccagcaaagaaaaatctaGGAAGCGTAGCAGAAGCAAAGAACGATCCCACAAACATGATCACAGTGATAGCAAGGACCATTCTGACAAACATGATCGTCGAAGGAGCCAAAGTACAGAACGAGAGAGCcaagaaaagcaacagaaaaacaaagatgaGACTGTGTGA